The proteins below come from a single Gordonia sp. X0973 genomic window:
- a CDS encoding helicase-related protein yields the protein MQLEELKPGLRVEGLIPAEVITVIAAQWHGTDALALTYQNGSGGLGQQVVFRKDQDNLSVATSGSRAFDATASDFKLVAEAQRISLAGLFDPMLAVATSDVQPLPHQIRAVYGELLPRTPLRFLLADDPGAGKTIMAGLYIKELLLRDDVKQCLIIAPGGLVEQWQDELFFKFGLRFDLLTNQLIDANINLNVFETNPLVIARMDQLSRNEALQAQLKETEWDLIIVDEAHRMGAHYFGGKLEKTKRFLLGELLGQITRHLLLMTATPHSGKEEDFQLFLTLLDRDRFEGKQKKSVDVTGIMRRMVKEDLLTFEGKKLFPERIAETVPYELTEREKGLYEDVTRYVREGMNRADRLGGKRKNTVGFALTVLQRRLASSPEAIYKSLVRRTERLERKKTEILNGTYKEPDDVIGSGDFDEDEYNAEELEQLEEDVMDAATAAQTVEELNAELVELADLIATAKKVREAGTDRKWTELSTILQDNALVTDSNGWPRKFIIFTEHRDTLDYLQSKIGSLLGKPDSVKAIHGGVRRGERRVITEEFTKNRDVQILIATDAAGEGLNLQAAHLMVNYDLPWNPNRIEQRFGRIHRIGQEEVCRLWNLVASNTREGEVFTRLLEKLDQMRQTYGGKVFDVLGEAFTETPLRNLLLDAIQHGERPDVKAKMHEVIDASVGDGLKDLLDERALASENLAEADLHALRAAMDEARARRLQPHYIEMAFKAAFARLGGRIVRREQGRYEIANVPQQIRAAGTGPIATKYDRVTFDLGKVHADELSRADLLAPDHPLHDAVMDESVRQFGGSLNRGTILVSSTLEETHLLVGVIEEVADATGESVARRFGYAYVDSFGTVTPAGPAPYLDCVAAPENAVTDTARTLPWLAGAEDKTTSWIIANQLPDYLDDVQPRRLAELSKARDLVIKRLEGERDRLILDAAVAAEKERAGEKPKESSESLNRKAVELDARLRKRLALLDHQQLMSTKPPRIVTAALVLPVGILETDLPATAPIHAKETKEVERRGVDLVMARERELGRKPVEQAFNNPGFDILSTDAKGDTYRIEVKARIEGATDFFVTHNEVMVGKNAAPRYRLALVRVDPRGAQHDEVRYLDNPFATTDLGDFNATGIRGDWSKQWAKGKAPF from the coding sequence GTGCAGCTTGAAGAGTTGAAGCCCGGTCTGCGAGTCGAGGGTCTCATTCCCGCAGAGGTGATCACTGTCATCGCTGCTCAATGGCATGGCACGGACGCACTCGCACTCACTTACCAGAACGGCTCAGGTGGACTTGGCCAACAGGTTGTGTTCCGCAAGGACCAGGACAACCTCAGCGTCGCCACCAGCGGTAGCCGCGCGTTTGACGCCACCGCCAGCGACTTCAAGCTCGTCGCCGAGGCCCAACGTATCTCGCTGGCCGGCCTTTTCGATCCAATGCTGGCCGTCGCCACGAGCGACGTGCAGCCGCTGCCGCACCAGATTCGCGCGGTGTACGGCGAACTCCTACCGCGGACCCCGCTTCGGTTCCTTCTCGCCGACGACCCCGGTGCCGGCAAGACGATCATGGCCGGCCTCTACATCAAGGAGCTGCTGCTCCGCGACGACGTCAAGCAGTGCCTGATCATCGCTCCCGGTGGACTGGTCGAGCAGTGGCAGGACGAACTGTTCTTCAAGTTTGGGCTGCGGTTCGACCTGCTGACCAACCAGCTCATCGATGCCAACATCAACCTCAACGTCTTCGAAACGAACCCACTCGTGATCGCACGCATGGATCAGCTCTCCCGCAACGAGGCACTCCAGGCCCAACTGAAGGAGACGGAGTGGGATCTGATCATCGTCGACGAGGCACACAGAATGGGAGCGCACTACTTCGGCGGGAAGCTGGAGAAGACCAAACGCTTCCTGCTGGGGGAGCTGCTCGGCCAAATTACCCGCCACCTCCTGCTGATGACCGCGACTCCACACTCGGGCAAGGAAGAGGACTTTCAGCTCTTCCTCACTTTGCTCGACCGCGATCGGTTCGAGGGCAAGCAGAAGAAGTCTGTCGACGTCACCGGAATCATGCGGCGCATGGTCAAGGAAGACCTGCTGACGTTCGAAGGTAAGAAGCTCTTCCCTGAACGCATCGCCGAAACTGTGCCCTACGAGTTGACCGAGCGGGAGAAGGGCCTCTACGAGGACGTCACTCGCTACGTCCGCGAGGGCATGAACCGTGCCGACAGGCTTGGCGGCAAGCGTAAGAACACTGTCGGATTCGCCCTGACTGTCCTTCAGCGCAGACTCGCCTCCAGCCCTGAGGCGATCTACAAGAGCCTCGTCCGCCGCACCGAACGGCTGGAGCGCAAGAAGACCGAGATCCTCAACGGCACCTACAAGGAACCCGACGACGTCATCGGCTCGGGCGACTTCGACGAAGATGAATACAACGCCGAAGAACTGGAGCAGCTTGAGGAAGACGTGATGGACGCGGCCACCGCCGCCCAGACCGTCGAGGAGCTCAACGCAGAACTTGTCGAACTCGCCGATCTGATTGCGACCGCCAAGAAGGTCCGCGAGGCTGGCACCGACCGCAAGTGGACCGAACTCTCCACGATCCTCCAGGACAATGCGCTGGTCACCGATTCGAACGGTTGGCCACGGAAGTTCATCATCTTCACCGAGCACCGCGACACCCTTGACTATCTCCAGTCCAAGATCGGCTCTTTGCTCGGCAAGCCCGACTCGGTCAAGGCGATCCACGGTGGCGTCCGCAGAGGTGAGCGGCGCGTGATCACCGAGGAGTTCACCAAGAACCGCGACGTCCAAATCCTCATCGCAACCGACGCCGCTGGAGAGGGGCTTAACCTTCAGGCCGCGCACCTGATGGTCAACTACGACCTGCCGTGGAACCCCAACCGCATCGAGCAACGCTTCGGCCGCATCCACCGCATCGGCCAAGAAGAGGTCTGCCGACTCTGGAACCTCGTAGCCTCCAACACCCGCGAGGGTGAAGTCTTCACCCGCCTGCTGGAGAAGCTCGACCAGATGCGTCAGACATACGGTGGCAAAGTCTTCGACGTCCTCGGCGAGGCGTTCACCGAGACCCCGCTGCGCAACCTCCTGCTCGATGCCATCCAGCACGGCGAGCGCCCCGACGTCAAGGCTAAAATGCATGAGGTCATCGACGCGTCGGTCGGGGATGGACTCAAGGATCTCCTCGACGAACGGGCATTGGCGTCGGAGAACCTGGCCGAGGCCGACCTGCATGCACTGCGCGCGGCAATGGACGAAGCACGCGCCCGCCGCCTTCAACCGCACTACATCGAGATGGCATTCAAGGCCGCCTTCGCCCGCCTCGGCGGCCGCATCGTGAGGCGCGAACAGGGTCGCTACGAGATCGCGAACGTGCCCCAGCAAATACGCGCCGCAGGCACAGGGCCGATCGCAACCAAGTACGACCGAGTCACGTTCGATCTTGGCAAGGTCCACGCCGACGAACTCAGCCGCGCCGACCTTCTCGCCCCGGATCATCCGCTGCACGACGCGGTCATGGACGAGTCCGTGCGACAGTTCGGTGGTTCCCTCAACCGAGGCACGATCTTGGTTTCCTCGACGCTGGAGGAGACACACCTGCTCGTCGGCGTGATCGAAGAGGTCGCCGACGCGACCGGAGAGTCCGTCGCACGCCGCTTCGGCTACGCATACGTCGACAGCTTCGGCACCGTGACGCCTGCCGGCCCCGCGCCCTACCTGGACTGCGTGGCGGCACCCGAGAACGCTGTCACCGATACAGCCCGCACCCTCCCGTGGCTGGCAGGTGCTGAAGACAAAACCACGAGCTGGATTATCGCCAACCAACTCCCCGACTACCTCGACGACGTTCAGCCGAGGCGCCTCGCGGAGTTGAGTAAGGCACGTGACCTGGTCATCAAGCGGCTCGAAGGTGAACGCGACCGCCTCATCCTCGATGCCGCCGTCGCGGCGGAAAAGGAACGCGCCGGTGAGAAACCGAAAGAATCATCGGAGAGCCTGAATCGTAAAGCCGTCGAACTCGACGCCCGTCTACGCAAGAGGCTCGCACTGCTTGACCACCAGCAGCTTATGTCGACCAAGCCACCACGCATCGTCACCGCAGCACTGGTGCTCCCCGTCGGGATACTGGAGACCGACCTACCCGCGACCGCGCCCATCCACGCGAAGGAGACCAAAGAGGTCGAACGCCGCGGTGTCGACTTGGTGATGGCCCGTGAACGTGAACTCGGACGCAAGCCCGTCGAGCAGGCCTTCAACAATCCCGGTTTCGACATCCTCTCCACAGACGCCAAAGGCGACACCTACCGCATCGAGGTCAAAGCGCGTATCGAAGGAGCGACCGACTTCTTCGTCACCCACAACGAGGTGATGGTTGGTAAGAACGCCGCCCCGCGTTACCGCCTCGCTCTCGTCCGCGTCGACCCGCGTGGCGCCCAGCACGACGAGGTCCGCTACCTCGACAACCCATTCGCCACCACCGACCTCGGTGACTTCAACGCCACCGGCATCCGAGGCGATTGGTCCAAGCAGTGGGCAAAAGGGAAGGCGCCGTTTTGA
- a CDS encoding IS3 family transposase (programmed frameshift): MAAPRKYPDELRERVTRMAVQSRRDPSTRSGTFRRVGEQLGINPETLRNWVVQAEVDEGHRPGTTTSESQRLVELEKEVRELRRANSILRSASAFFRGGARPPTALIVEYIDQYKHEFGVEPICRTLTAAGTQIAPSTYYAFKTRPPSKRALRDEELLIEIHRVHSANFGVYGAKKVHAQLRREGVVVARCTVERLMRVAGLRGISRAKGPRTTISGRGPDSRPDLVDRDFTATAPNQLWVADITYCRTFVGWVYAAFVIDVFSRRVVGWQLSKSLRTDLALDALEMGIWTRDRAGQSVTGLTHHSDKGVQYVAIRYTERLAEAGAAASVGSTGDSYDNALAEAFNSLFKAELVRNRGPWKNIDDLEIATAEYIDWFNHRRLHGEIGMIPPIELEDTYHHNHPAPVPADAALASL; the protein is encoded by the exons ATGGCAGCACCGAGGAAGTACCCCGACGAGCTTCGGGAGAGAGTCACGAGGATGGCTGTTCAGTCACGGCGCGATCCATCGACGAGGTCGGGCACGTTCCGCCGTGTGGGCGAGCAACTGGGGATCAATCCCGAGACTTTGAGGAACTGGGTTGTGCAGGCCGAGGTCGACGAGGGGCACCGTCCCGGGACCACGACCAGCGAGTCCCAGCGCCTGGTCGAGCTGGAGAAGGAAGTGCGTGAGCTGCGCAGGGCGAACTCGATCCTGAGGTCGGCCTCGGCTTTTT TTCGCGGCGGAGCTCGACCGCCCACAGCGTTGATCGTGGAATACATCGACCAGTACAAGCATGAGTTCGGCGTCGAGCCGATCTGTCGGACGCTGACCGCAGCGGGCACGCAGATCGCGCCGAGCACGTACTACGCGTTCAAGACCCGACCACCCTCGAAGCGAGCACTGCGCGACGAGGAACTGCTGATCGAGATCCACCGCGTCCACTCGGCGAACTTTGGCGTCTACGGGGCGAAGAAGGTCCACGCCCAACTGCGTCGCGAGGGCGTCGTCGTCGCGCGCTGCACGGTCGAGCGGCTCATGCGCGTTGCGGGGTTACGAGGGATTAGCCGAGCCAAGGGCCCGCGCACCACGATCTCCGGTCGCGGCCCGGATAGTCGGCCTGACCTGGTCGATCGCGACTTCACTGCAACCGCTCCGAACCAGTTGTGGGTCGCGGACATCACCTACTGCCGCACCTTCGTCGGCTGGGTGTATGCCGCGTTCGTCATCGACGTGTTCTCTCGCCGCGTGGTCGGCTGGCAGCTCTCGAAGTCGCTACGGACCGACCTTGCGCTGGACGCGTTGGAGATGGGCATCTGGACCCGCGATCGCGCAGGCCAGTCGGTCACCGGGCTCACGCACCACAGCGACAAGGGCGTTCAATACGTCGCCATCCGCTACACCGAGCGTCTTGCCGAGGCTGGCGCGGCCGCCTCGGTCGGTTCCACCGGCGACTCATACGACAATGCCCTGGCCGAGGCCTTCAACTCGCTGTTCAAGGCCGAGCTGGTCCGCAACCGCGGGCCCTGGAAGAATATCGACGACCTCGAGATCGCGACCGCGGAATACATCGACTGGTTCAATCACCGGCGATTGCACGGCGAGATCGGCATGATCCCGCCCATCGAGCTCGAGGACACCTATCATCACAACCACCCCGCACCGGTACCCGCCGACGCGGCACTTGCGAGCCTCTGA
- a CDS encoding TetR/AcrR family transcriptional regulator encodes MAARRDAGPRSKDVMDDKDPRLVRSRNRLVDAASALLKTGGVDAVAVGAVSRMSRVARTTFYRHFDGTTDLLAAAFERLLPHADVPDAHGPIRDSLVRLVRAQAALIEQAPLQLTALAWLAMVPEEPGEQQNTLAPLRARVIAQYREPFDQVLQSAAAQKELDEFDPGVAITQLVGPLVFARLSGLRSMSGADCEQLVDDFLAAHRR; translated from the coding sequence ATGGCGGCCAGGCGCGACGCGGGTCCTCGGTCCAAGGACGTGATGGATGACAAAGACCCGCGTTTGGTTCGTTCACGCAACCGGTTGGTTGATGCGGCATCTGCCCTGTTGAAGACCGGCGGGGTTGATGCAGTCGCGGTCGGGGCGGTCTCCCGGATGTCGCGGGTGGCTCGAACGACGTTTTACCGGCATTTCGACGGCACCACCGATTTGTTGGCTGCGGCGTTCGAACGATTGTTGCCCCACGCCGACGTCCCTGACGCGCACGGACCAATCCGCGACAGTTTGGTGCGGTTGGTCCGTGCTCAGGCTGCGTTGATCGAGCAGGCGCCACTGCAATTGACCGCCTTGGCGTGGCTGGCGATGGTGCCGGAGGAGCCCGGGGAGCAGCAGAACACCCTCGCGCCGCTGCGCGCTCGTGTCATCGCGCAGTACCGGGAACCGTTCGATCAGGTGTTGCAGAGCGCCGCCGCCCAGAAGGAACTCGACGAGTTCGATCCCGGCGTGGCCATCACCCAGCTCGTGGGCCCGCTGGTCTTCGCGCGGCTGTCCGGCCTTCGCTCGATGAGTGGCGCGGACTGCGAACAGCTTGTCGACGACTTTCTCGCCGCCCACCGCCGCTGA